The Providencia sp. PROV188 genome includes a region encoding these proteins:
- a CDS encoding DUF2594 family protein → MKTHFPTEPDVNALADEVTCLKNLVTHMLKAIGQADAGKILIKMQREVASMEDEKQAETYKNILEQIKTGYRQ, encoded by the coding sequence ATGAAAACCCATTTTCCAACTGAGCCAGACGTAAACGCATTAGCAGACGAAGTAACTTGTTTAAAAAATCTTGTTACTCATATGCTTAAAGCTATCGGTCAGGCTGATGCGGGTAAAATTCTGATCAAAATGCAACGCGAAGTCGCTTCGATGGAAGATGAGAAGCAAGCTGAGACTTACAAAAACATTTTAGAACAAATCAAGACAGGTTATCGCCAATAA